From one Mycolicibacterium sp. HK-90 genomic stretch:
- a CDS encoding Mce protein produces MADDSADAEPVEPTGTEESSQSAPEPEAPEATVDNDPAGDAGAAQDEAGEADEGPPKRRRFLPTPTAGLVGGVLVVALVALTGWLGYQFYEVQREQQRRDMFVDTARQGALNLTTINWEHAEADVQRVLDSSTGRFYDDFQKRSTSFLDVVKQIKSKSEGTVTASGLQSYSGGEANVLVSVTVRSTNAGVPEQKPQVWRMVLTVQDIEGKAKVSNVEFIQ; encoded by the coding sequence ATGGCAGACGACAGCGCCGACGCCGAGCCGGTCGAGCCGACCGGGACCGAGGAGTCGAGCCAGTCCGCCCCAGAGCCGGAGGCTCCAGAAGCCACGGTTGACAACGACCCGGCGGGTGACGCCGGAGCGGCCCAGGACGAGGCCGGGGAAGCGGATGAGGGCCCGCCGAAGCGGCGACGGTTCCTGCCCACGCCGACGGCCGGGCTCGTCGGTGGAGTGCTCGTCGTCGCGCTCGTGGCACTGACCGGTTGGCTGGGCTACCAGTTCTATGAGGTTCAACGCGAACAGCAACGACGCGACATGTTCGTGGACACCGCGCGGCAGGGAGCGCTGAACCTGACCACCATCAACTGGGAGCACGCCGAGGCCGACGTCCAGCGCGTGCTGGACAGCTCCACCGGCCGGTTCTACGACGATTTCCAGAAGCGGTCGACGTCGTTCCTCGACGTGGTCAAACAGATCAAATCGAAGTCCGAGGGCACCGTCACCGCGTCGGGGCTGCAGTCCTACTCGGGCGGCGAGGCCAACGTTCTCGTCTCGGTCACGGTCCGGTCCACCAACGCGGGCGTGCCCGAGCAGAAGCCGCAGGTGTGGCGGATGGTGTTGACGGTGCAGGACATCGAGGGCAAGGCGAAGGTTTCCAACGTGGAGTTCATCCAGTGA